The region TGGCCGGGCAGCTGCTGCAGGAGATACGCGAGCAGAATCCCCATGCCCAGACCGCCATCGTGCTGCCCGACGAAACGCTGCTGCTGCCCGTGCTGCACTCCATTCCGGAAGATGTGCCGACTTATAACGTCACCATGGGCCTCAGCTTTCGGGGCACACCACTGTTCAACCTCATCGATTTGCTTTTTGAAGTGCACCTGACGGGCGTCACGCAGCTGCAAAGCTCGGGCTACAAAGTATACCAGTACCACCACCTGAGCGTAACCAAACTGCTCACCCACCCTTTCATCCGACGGTATGAGCTATACTTGAACGATGATCCGGAGCAGGCCCCATTCCACGGCATGATCCAGCAGGTGCTCGATAAGATGGTGCAGGAGAATAAGGTGCTCATTACAGCGCAGGAGCTCATTGACCTGAGCCAGCACCACCCGCTTTTTGAGACGCTCTTCCGTACCTGGCGCGATTGCGACGACATCATCGTGGCCCTGTATGAACTGATCGAGTTGCTGCGCCAGGTGTACACGCATGGCCGCAACAGCATCGAGACGGAGTACCTGTACATCTTTTATACTATAGTTAAGCGCCTGGACACGATCTTCGACTGCCGCGAGCACAAGATTTCGGTGCGCAGCTTCCGCAAGTTTCTCTACGAGCTGATCGGGCAAACGCGCCTGCCCTTTAGCGGGGAACCGATTTCGGAAGTGCAAATCATGGGTATGCTGGAGACACGTGCGCTGGATTTTGAAAACCTGATCATCCTATCGGTGAACGAGAATGTGCTGCCGGCACCCAAGCGGCAGGAAAGCCTGATGCCGTATGATGTGCTGCGCGAATTTGGCCTGCCTACTTACTCCGAAACAGAGGGAGCCATGGCCTATAACTTCTACCGCCTGCTGCAGCGCGCCAAAAAGATAAACCTGCTCTATGTGCTGCCCTCCGATACCTACGGCTCCGGCGAGAAAAGCCGCTTTATACTGCAGCTGCAAAACGACCTGGCCCTGCGCAACCCGAAGATAAAATTCCGCGACATGATTGCGGCGGTGGAGCAGCAGGAAACCCGCAAGTATGAGGAGGATATCGTGGTGCCGAAATCGCCGGAAACCATTGCCCAACTGCGGCAGGAACTGGAGCGTGGCCTCTACCCTTCGCACCTGAACATGTACATCAACTGTTCGCTGCAGTACTATTTTACCCGCATCGCCAAAATGCAGGAGGTGGATGAGGTGGAGGAACAGCTGGGCGCCGATCAGTTTGGTACGATTGTGCACCAGGTGCTGGAAGATTTCTTCCGTCCGCATGCGCAGAGCGGCGAGCCTATACTTGCCGGGCATGTGGAGCAGATGCTGCAGGCGTTGCCCGAGAAGGTGAAGCGCGAGTTCAGCAAAGTAACGCTGGGTGCCAAGCCCGAGCGCGGCATGAATTACCTGCTTTATAAAGTGGCCGTGGAGGTGCTGGAGAAATATCTGCTGAAACTCAAAGATTCGGAGGAACTGCCGCTGTACGTGCTGCGCCTGGAGGAAACGCTGGCTACCATACTTCCGGTGCAGGTAGGCGAAGAGGTGGTGAACGTGCGCATCGCCGGCAAAGCCGACCGTATTGACCTGACCGGCCACGAGCTGCGCGTAGTCGACTATAAGACTGGGAAAGTGGAGCAAAACCAGCTGAAGGTAAAGCCAGAGGATGTGGCGCTGCATTTCCTTACGGACCAGAAGTATGGCAAGGCGCGGCAGCTATGGCTGTATGAGTACGTGCTGAAACGGGTGCTGGAGGAGCAGCCGCAAACCATACTTCGCAATGCCGCGCATATCTCTCCACAAAGTATAAACCCGAAATCCGGCATCCTCTCCTTCCGCAATCTGGAGCCGGGTGTGCTCTCATCGGAGTTTAACTTTATGGAAGAAGACGGTGCCACGCCGAAGAATTTTGTAGAGGCTTCGGAGGAACTGCTGGGAGATTTCGTGCGCCGCATGCTCGACCCAGAGGAACCAATCCAGAAAACAAAAGACCTGGATGTGTGCCAGTGGTGCGCGTATAGAGGGATTTGTGCGAGGTAACGAAGTATAGAATCTTAAGGCAACACGAAGCTTGGTAAAGCTAGGCTTATCTTGTTGTAGTAATAACAATCCTCTGTGTGAAGAAAATTGTAGAAGTTCTGGGAAAGCTTGGGCTCACGCTGCAAATCGCTAAGACAGCCCTGGCCGCTGCACTTTCCTGGTTTGTCGCCTCTGTCTTGCTGCAGTCCGCTTACCCCTATTTTGCGCCGGTATCCGCTATCATTACCGTTCAGGTAACGGTGGCCGATTCGGTCAGCAAGGCTTCGCAGCGCATCATCGGCATTATTGGCGGCGTGATGCTGAGCATGCTGCTGGGGCGCTGGTTTCAGGTAAACACGGCATCCATTTTCTTCATCATACTACTGGGAATGGGCATAGCCAAAGCTTTCCGGATGAACCTCCAGATCATCTCGCAGGTAGCTATCAGTTCGCTGCTGGTGCTTGCCTTTGGCCAGGTTGACTCGGGTTATGCTTATGAACG is a window of Pontibacter kalidii DNA encoding:
- a CDS encoding PD-(D/E)XK nuclease family protein; this translates as MQTFLELTAKYVYEKYKEDISELCVVLPSRRASFFFKTALAQAAPEPIWSPEVYAMEDFIRSLSKTEVLEPINLQLELFDLMREQDPKLDFDNFVTWAGTLLEDFSRIDQNLVDTKKLFEYLGEAKALERWDPKFLGKELSPTLKKYFSLWDNIEKTYHKLQERLLANKQAYTGMAFRKVARSIESIAKDSACRQYIFIGLNSLTHSEEKIIRTLLKHEKAEVLFDTDDFYMDEQGLSNRAGSFLRKYKSTWNLPEWRWQQNLLLTDEKEINVIGVANASMQGKLAGQLLQEIREQNPHAQTAIVLPDETLLLPVLHSIPEDVPTYNVTMGLSFRGTPLFNLIDLLFEVHLTGVTQLQSSGYKVYQYHHLSVTKLLTHPFIRRYELYLNDDPEQAPFHGMIQQVLDKMVQENKVLITAQELIDLSQHHPLFETLFRTWRDCDDIIVALYELIELLRQVYTHGRNSIETEYLYIFYTIVKRLDTIFDCREHKISVRSFRKFLYELIGQTRLPFSGEPISEVQIMGMLETRALDFENLIILSVNENVLPAPKRQESLMPYDVLREFGLPTYSETEGAMAYNFYRLLQRAKKINLLYVLPSDTYGSGEKSRFILQLQNDLALRNPKIKFRDMIAAVEQQETRKYEEDIVVPKSPETIAQLRQELERGLYPSHLNMYINCSLQYYFTRIAKMQEVDEVEEQLGADQFGTIVHQVLEDFFRPHAQSGEPILAGHVEQMLQALPEKVKREFSKVTLGAKPERGMNYLLYKVAVEVLEKYLLKLKDSEELPLYVLRLEETLATILPVQVGEEVVNVRIAGKADRIDLTGHELRVVDYKTGKVEQNQLKVKPEDVALHFLTDQKYGKARQLWLYEYVLKRVLEEQPQTILRNAAHISPQSINPKSGILSFRNLEPGVLSSEFNFMEEDGATPKNFVEASEELLGDFVRRMLDPEEPIQKTKDLDVCQWCAYRGICAR